DNA from Brassica napus cultivar Da-Ae unplaced genomic scaffold, Da-Ae ScsIHWf_2746;HRSCAF=3513, whole genome shotgun sequence:
ACATGATTATAATGCCATATTCATCAACATTCATCTTGGTGAAATCAAAACTTATAATAACTTGCAATCTGTACTATACCTGAACACCGCCAACTTGCGGGTTCTTGAATTCTTGATGTTCCTTGAAGCCACAAGACGATTGCTCTTTGACAGcatcctctttctttttcttttcttctatcTTCTTGAAGAACTAACAAAAGAGAGATTTGTTAGACTATGGTCTCTGTTAAAGTCCTCTTATCTGAATTTGAGAAATAAAGGAGTGGGGGAGTGGTCTTCTATAGTTCTACCTCTTTCCTCTTTTCTGCCCGTTCATCACTTCTGAAGTTGAAGGGAGTAGAAACAGTGAACGACTTTGCTCTGGTTCTGCTATGAGTTGGAACATTGTCGCAGCTGCAAATGCATTAGAGAAAAACTTACTCCCACATCCAGGGAACTAACACAAACACAATCTATAAACCAACCAAGCTGCTTACCTGGCAGAAGGCTGTCTTTGCACATTGTTTGGTATTCTGCTAGAAACTGAGCTACCTCCAGTTATGTTTTTCCTGCATATAAGAAACCAAGTTAATCATAGGATTGGTTTAAGTATAACTAATATTGAAAGATAGGTTTTATCAGTAACCTTTTCTCGTCTAATGGCCGACTattaggaggaggaggaggaagtttTGGTAACCCGAAAGCAGAGGCCTACAGTATATGCAAGACTCAGTCACACCAAATATGGATATATATAGTCATGAAATGGAGAAACTTGGGAGGAGAATTACTGTGGTTGAACATTTTGGAACATCTGAATCTTCTTTGGCTCCTCTAGACAATGGTCTCTTGCGACCTTTAGAAGCCACTGCTGGTTCGGTGCCCTTAGGTTTTGAACTGGTTCCAGCATTTGATGAACTTGTTTCCTGTGTAGTGGATCTTCTTGCTAGCCTTTTTGGAGCTGTTTTGGTCGTTTGACGAGTAGAGGTAGCAGAGTTGAGTGGCATGTGCACTGAACTTGGACCTGATCTCTCCTTCTTATCCGCTTTCAATGCATCTTTAACCTTGGTACTGCTTCTAGAACCGTTCTGGTGCATCTTTTTGCCGGCATTATCAGTAGGAGCACAATCGATTGACATGTGAAAGGGTTGAGGAGGTGATCTTCTTTGGTTTCTCTTAGTCGAAAGTGTCTCTTTCCTTGGTTTCTTAAGTGGCAGATCAAGTTCCGGATTTGAACTTCTACCATAGGTCTTGGATGCTGAAGAACTAGGACCTCTTTCTTTGCTCAAAGAAGTAGAATTCTTCTGAAAATGCAAATTAacattaagagaaaaaaaaaacaacaaacgtAGGCTTTGCAATGTCACAAATAATAATTCGATGGTTGCACAAGAACATTTTACCTTGTCAAGATCCTCGTCTTCAGGAACAGGCATGGAAGAACGAGGACGTCTTTCTTTGCTCAAAGAAGCAGAATTCTCCTGAAAATGCAAATGGACGTTAagagaaataacaaaaacattcGATTGCAATGTAATACATAAGAGTTCTATGGCTGCACAAGAGCATTTCACCTTGTCAAGCTCCTCGTCTTCATCAACAGCCATGGAATCATTGTTCTCAGCAATTGTATCCTTCACTTCCCCAATTTGAACATCAGCTGTTGCATCTGTCACAGAAATTGATGGAGCAACATGCCTCACTTCATCCACAAGTGGTAGATTCTCTTTCAGTACTCCACACACAGTTTCATAACTAGTCTTCACAGAACTACACACCACATCTCCATGCCTTACTTCAGAATCAACAAGATTCTCTTTCTGTGCTCCACACACAGTCTTGAGAACAGTCCCTTCTTGGGTCTTCTTGGTCTTTGTGGTGTTCCCGGAAGCTCGGTTCTTGAAGTGAGCTTCAAAGAAAGCTTTCTTCTCAGCCACAGAACCAGGTTTCGTGAACCTCTCAACCTCTTCCAAGTAACGGTTCTGAGTAAAAGCTGACCATTTCGCCCACTGCAGCGTCTCCGACGCAAATCTACCAAAGGATACAGATTCCGTCAGCACACCACGAGGAACAACctgcaaaatcaaaatccaaaatctCAAATTCTCTTCAGATCCTAAATCAACGATTCAATCTTCTCAAATAGCGAAACAGGTCAGAATCTCTACGAATCGAATAGAAGAGAGAGATTGACCTCGTGCGACGAAGTATCTGCAGGTTGCGAGAAGGATCTCGCAAGACAGACGGAGTCTCCcatagtctctctctctctcgcgaatccaaaaccctaattttaatcCCCAAATCGCAGAAACGTTTATGGATACGCAGCTTCTCTCCAGTAGGTCTGAGAGctcatataatttgaaacttTCCCCTAACGGCTacttccctttttttttacgtCATTTATAGAATAATATTTTCTCAATTACAGGAAGAAATTGTgttgtcaaacaaaaaataggaagaaattgtttttttttttttgtaaagacttggagtagaagaagaattgttaAATGGTATACTCTAGTGATTATATACCTgttaaatcccttatatattaaaagagaagcattgtaataaatgcattcacattataatagacacgtggcagcttcacaatgatttgataataaatatgttaacgcgttcacactatagtCATacatgtgttcacactatgtactttgtgatttttttaatataaaactcacatacatagttccaataaaactctggatttttcggttcgaataaaatagataacgaatcaaaagccaaactatatatattatttttattgtttacagataaaattgagcaaaatattcataaattttgattcgatttgttatccgttttga
Protein-coding regions in this window:
- the BNAA02G27770D gene encoding uncharacterized protein BNAA02G27770D isoform X3, which gives rise to MGDSVCLARSFSQPADTSSHEVVPRGVLTESVSFGRFASETLQWAKWSAFTQNRYLEEVERFTKPGSVAEKKAFFEAHFKNRASGNTTKTKKTQEGTVLKTVCGAQKENLVDSEVRHGDVVCSSVKTSYETVCGVLKENLPLVDEVRHVAPSISVTDATADVQIGEVKDTIAENNDSMAVDEDEELDKKNSTSLSKERGPSSSASKTYGRSSNPELDLPLKKPRKETLSTKRNQRRSPPQPFHMSIDCAPTDNAGKKMHQNGSRSSTKVKDALKADKKERSGPSSVHMPLNSATSTRQTTKTAPKRLARRSTTQETSSSNAGTSSKPKGTEPAVASKGRKRPLSRGAKEDSDVPKCSTTASAFGLPKLPPPPPNSRPLDEKRKNITGGSSVSSRIPNNVQRQPSASCDNVPTHSRTRAKSFTVSTPFNFRSDERAEKRKEFFKKIEEKKKKEDAVKEQSSCGFKEHQEFKNPQVGGVQAPMISLTSPRVRRNQTPGRENIQKSRESPHKVASVKTTTTRNPSMEKYKRCKIHPSLTKKKTQEDSSPHVL
- the BNAA02G27770D gene encoding protein WVD2-like 7 isoform X2, whose product is MGDSVCLARSFSQPADTSSHEVVPRGVLTESVSFGRFASETLQWAKWSAFTQNRYLEEVERFTKPGSVAEKKAFFEAHFKNRASGNTTKTKKTQEGTVLKTVCGAQKENLVDSEVRHGDVVCSSVKTSYETVCGVLKENLPLVDEVRHVAPSISVTDATADVQIGEVKDTIAENNDSMAVDEDEELDKENSASLSKERRPRSSMPVPEDEDLDKNSTSLSKERGPSSSASKTYGRSSNPELDLPLKKPRKETLSTKRNQRRSPPQPFHMSIDCAPTDNAGKKMHQNGSRSSTKVKDALKADKKERSGPSSVHMPLNSATSTRQTTKTAPKRLARRSTTQETSSSNAGTSSKPKGTEPAVASKGRKRPLSRGAKEDSDVPKCSTTASAFGLPKLPPPPPNSRPLDEKRKNITGGSSVSSRIPNNVQRQPSASCDNVPTHSRTRAKSFTVSTPFNFRSDERAEKRKEFFKKIEEKKKKEDAVKEQSSCGFKEHQEFKNPQVGGVQAPMISLTSPRVRRNQTPGRENIQKSRESPHKVASVKTTTTRNPSMEKYKRCKIHPSLTKKKTQEDSSPHVL
- the BNAA02G27770D gene encoding protein WVD2-like 7 isoform X1, which translates into the protein MGDSVCLARSFSQPADTSSHEVVPRGVLTESVSFGRFASETLQWAKWSAFTQNRYLEEVERFTKPGSVAEKKAFFEAHFKNRASGNTTKTKKTQEGTVLKTVCGAQKENLVDSEVRHGDVVCSSVKTSYETVCGVLKENLPLVDEVRHVAPSISVTDATADVQIGEVKDTIAENNDSMAVDEDEELDKENSASLSKERRPRSSMPVPEDEDLDKKNSTSLSKERGPSSSASKTYGRSSNPELDLPLKKPRKETLSTKRNQRRSPPQPFHMSIDCAPTDNAGKKMHQNGSRSSTKVKDALKADKKERSGPSSVHMPLNSATSTRQTTKTAPKRLARRSTTQETSSSNAGTSSKPKGTEPAVASKGRKRPLSRGAKEDSDVPKCSTTASAFGLPKLPPPPPNSRPLDEKRKNITGGSSVSSRIPNNVQRQPSASCDNVPTHSRTRAKSFTVSTPFNFRSDERAEKRKEFFKKIEEKKKKEDAVKEQSSCGFKEHQEFKNPQVGGVQAPMISLTSPRVRRNQTPGRENIQKSRESPHKVASVKTTTTRNPSMEKYKRCKIHPSLTKKKTQEDSSPHVL